A stretch of Caenibius tardaugens NBRC 16725 DNA encodes these proteins:
- a CDS encoding SDR family NAD(P)-dependent oxidoreductase: MTKILEGRAALVTGGGQGVGQGIARALAAAGANVVIAQRGVEQGEEEAAYLRDTHGVDATFIQTDVTKREQVDALVAATIARFGKLEVLVNNAGSSVAKRLENHTDKDMELYFALNYYSAFWAMQAAFPTMKAQKFGRIINLGSLNGVNAHMFTVAYNASKEAVRALTRTAAVEWGIHGITANVICPSATSPLAKEYFAANPEMATNILKNVPAGRFGDSEQDIGPIAVFLASEGSGYYTGNTMFVDGGGHINGVPWRPEVED; this comes from the coding sequence ATGACCAAGATTCTCGAAGGGCGCGCCGCGCTCGTAACCGGCGGTGGCCAGGGCGTTGGCCAGGGCATCGCACGTGCGCTCGCCGCAGCGGGCGCCAATGTCGTGATTGCCCAGCGCGGTGTCGAACAGGGTGAGGAAGAAGCAGCCTATCTGCGTGACACGCACGGTGTCGACGCGACCTTCATCCAGACCGACGTGACCAAGCGTGAACAGGTCGATGCACTGGTGGCCGCCACTATCGCGCGCTTCGGCAAGCTGGAAGTGCTCGTCAACAACGCGGGCAGCAGCGTTGCCAAGCGTCTGGAAAACCACACCGACAAGGACATGGAACTGTACTTCGCGCTGAATTACTATTCCGCGTTCTGGGCGATGCAGGCAGCCTTCCCCACCATGAAGGCGCAGAAGTTCGGCCGCATCATCAACCTCGGTTCGCTGAACGGCGTGAACGCCCATATGTTCACGGTGGCCTATAACGCCAGCAAGGAAGCCGTCCGCGCGCTCACCCGTACGGCTGCGGTCGAATGGGGCATTCACGGCATCACGGCAAACGTGATCTGCCCTTCGGCCACCAGCCCGTTGGCCAAGGAATACTTCGCCGCAAACCCGGAAATGGCCACCAACATCCTGAAGAACGTGCCCGCTGGCCGGTTCGGCGATTCCGAACAGGACATCGGCCCGATCGCGGTGTTCCTCGCCAGCGAAGGCAGCGGCTATTACACCGGCAACACCATGTTCGTGGATGGCGGTGGCCATATCAACGGCGTGCCGTGGCGCCCCGAGGTTGAAGACTGA
- a CDS encoding alkene reductase yields the protein MSDIFSPVSLGEIQLANRIVMAPMTRDRAGPNDEPTEVMVEYYRQRASAGLIITEGTQPSPAGKGYWRTPGIHSQEQVAGWRKVADAVHAEGGKIAVQIMHVGRAAVQANKDADAQTVAPSAIPCPDLIPGPTGVPEATVPPRALETDEIAGVIAEYVTAAKNAREAGIDAVELHCASGYLPMQFLSSNSNQRTDQYGGSAENRVRFVVETLSALAEAIGPGRVGFRICPGIKLNGMDDADPAETYATLLKAVNGLGLAYVHLIHIPNDGFDSLELVRANWTGPVIENNGLNLDKAKAVLADGKADAVSFGYAYIGNPDLVERFRDGVGLAKADRKSFYTGDGDDRRGYTDYPTYTQIQEEVSE from the coding sequence ATGAGCGATATCTTCTCCCCCGTTTCCCTTGGCGAAATCCAGCTGGCCAACCGGATCGTCATGGCCCCGATGACGCGTGACCGCGCCGGACCGAACGACGAACCGACCGAAGTCATGGTCGAATATTACCGCCAACGTGCCAGCGCGGGCCTGATTATCACCGAAGGCACCCAGCCCTCGCCCGCGGGCAAGGGGTACTGGCGCACGCCGGGCATCCACAGCCAGGAACAAGTCGCCGGCTGGCGCAAGGTTGCTGACGCCGTACATGCGGAAGGCGGCAAGATCGCCGTCCAGATCATGCATGTGGGCCGCGCGGCGGTGCAGGCGAACAAGGATGCCGATGCGCAAACCGTCGCGCCATCTGCCATCCCCTGCCCCGATCTGATCCCGGGGCCGACCGGTGTGCCGGAAGCCACCGTGCCCCCCCGCGCGCTCGAAACCGATGAAATTGCCGGTGTCATCGCCGAATATGTGACCGCTGCCAAAAACGCGCGCGAAGCAGGGATCGATGCGGTCGAACTCCACTGCGCCAGCGGGTATCTGCCGATGCAGTTCCTGTCGTCGAACAGCAACCAGCGCACCGACCAGTATGGCGGATCGGCCGAAAACCGCGTCCGTTTCGTGGTGGAAACGCTGTCCGCTCTGGCAGAAGCGATTGGCCCCGGTCGTGTCGGCTTCCGCATTTGCCCGGGCATCAAGCTGAACGGGATGGACGATGCCGATCCCGCCGAAACTTATGCCACGCTGCTCAAGGCCGTGAACGGTCTGGGCCTCGCCTATGTTCACCTGATTCACATCCCGAACGACGGGTTCGATTCTCTCGAACTGGTCCGCGCCAACTGGACCGGCCCGGTGATCGAGAACAACGGCCTCAATCTCGACAAGGCAAAGGCCGTTCTGGCCGATGGCAAGGCCGACGCGGTGTCGTTCGGCTACGCCTATATCGGCAACCCGGATCTGGTCGAACGCTTCCGCGATGGCGTCGGTCTCGCCAAGGCCGATCGCAAGAGCTTCTATACCGGCGATGGCGACGACCGTCGCGGATACACGGACTATCCCACTTACACGCAAATCCAGGAAGAGGTGTCTGAATGA